Proteins from a single region of Primulina tabacum isolate GXHZ01 chromosome 5, ASM2559414v2, whole genome shotgun sequence:
- the LOC142547547 gene encoding UDP-glycosyltransferase 92A1-like: protein MKINQGTGEKQQQQQHIVMLPFMAQGHLIPFLALSNRIQQRFGFEITIATTQLNVQYLKSAIAKNSEVPQTRQSNIHLFELPFDSSQHGLPPNIENTESLPLNQIIDLCHASISLETPFRSLISDVSIKYGGPPLCIISDVFMGWATEVASSCGTVNVTFTTCGAYGTAAYVSLWENLPHRLTQSDEFNLPGFPDSCLFHLSQLHPFSRAADGTDSWSRFFQPQIRLSLNSFGWLCNSAEEIEQLGVDLFKKYSKLPVWCIGPLLPPAMLTRKPTRVIGHQTGRKPGLSPEKCMEWLDSKPKSSVLYISFGSQNTISTTQMMALATGLEESRTQFIWVIRPPIGFSLESEFDSKWLPNGFEERIKNSNQGLMVDGWAPQLEILCHRSTAAFLSHCGWNSTMESLSQGVPIIGWPLAAEQAYNVKMLVEEMEVCVELTRGTKSSLNKEDVIKAIDTVMGEGIKAVDMKKKAAEMGELIRSAVREDEIHEGSSVKAMDAFVSALISKNQGL from the coding sequence ATGAAAATCAACCAAGGCACCGGAGagaagcagcagcagcagcagcacatTGTTATGCTGCCTTTCATGGCGCAAGGCCATTTGATCCCTTTCTTAGCTCTTTCTAACAGAATCCAGCAAAGATTTGGCTTCGAAATCACCATTGCCACTACTCAACTCAATGTTCAGTACCTCAAATCCGCCATAGCCAAAAACTCGGAAGTCCCACAAACGAGACAGTCCAATATCCATCTCTTTGAACTCCCTTTCGATAGCAGCCAACATGGCCTCCCACCGAACATCGAGAACACAGAATCCTTGCCCCTTAACCAAATCATCGACCTCTGTCATGCCTCGATCTCCCTCGAAACCCCCTTTCGCAGCTTGATTTCCGATGTATCGATCAAATATGGCGGCCCTCCGCTTTGCATAATCTCCGATGTTTTCATGGGCTGGGCTACTGAAGTTGCTAGCTCTTGCGGCACGGTGAATGTAACTTTCACCACTTGTGGCGCTTATGGGACCGCCGCTTATGTATCGTTGTGGGAAAATCTTCCCCACAGATTAACCCAAAGCGATGAGTTCAATCTTCCGGGTTTCCCAGATTCTTGCCTTTTTCATCTCAGTCAGTTGCATCCCTTCTCAAGAGCTGCAGATGGAACAGATTCCTGGTCAAGATTCTTCCAACCTCAGATTAGGCTCTCTCTAAATTCTTTCGGATGGCTGTGCAACTCCGCCGAAGAAATCGAACAGCTCGGAGTAGATCTCTTCAAGAAGTACTCAAAACTCCCGGTCTGGTGCATCGGGCCACTCCTTCCACCAGCAATGCTGACTCGAAAACCAACGCGTGTGATTGGACATCAAACCGGAAGAAAACCGGGACTTTCCCCGGAGAAATGCATGGAATGGCTGGACTCAAAGCCCAAAAGCTCTGTTCTGTACATATCTTTCGGCTCTCAAAACACCATCAGCACCACACAAATGATGGCATTAGCCACTGGTTTAGAGGAAAGTAGAACACAATTCATTTGGGTCATCAGGCCACCTATTGGATTCAGCTTAGAAAGCGAGTTCGACTCGAAATGGCTGCCCAACGGGTTCGAGGAACGAATAAAGAACAGCAACCAAGGACTAATGGTAGATGGATGGGCACCCCAGTTGGAAATTCTTTGCCACCGATCAACGGCGGCTTTTTTAAGCCATTGTGGATGGAATTCAACCATGGAGAGCTTAAGCCAAGGAGTACCGATCATAGGGTGGCCACTGGCGGCGGAACAGGCCTACAACGTGAAGATGTTGGTGGAGGAAATGGAAGTCTGTGTGGAGTTAACTAGAGGAACGAAGAGCAGTTTGAACAAGGAGGATGTAATAAAAGCTATAGATACAGTAATGGGAGAAGGTATTAAAGCGGTGGATATGAAGAAAAAGGCGGCGGAAATGGGAGAGTTGATTAGATCCGCCGTTAGGGAAGACGAAATCCATGAAGGCTCCTCTGTTAAAGCAATGGATGCTTTTGTTTCTGCTCTTATCTCCAAGAACCAAGGACTTTGA
- the LOC142544403 gene encoding glutathione S-transferase T3-like yields MASNSRTASYNVEEDRVLCHMYLDISQNPIIGINQSKDQFWTRIEEAYNINKPNNLQVRSKRSLQCRMRNILREIGKLRGCIRQIETLRPSGASEEDILNRAKDLFMQDADFSKSFKYDHVWYIMKDMEKFSSDINPMSAPARMHVTSLDSSQSDSQTPNTPISGSPGLPPFSINLSSDENAGGTSSQRPLGVKKSKLKKKRDDNVLELISTMKEGHRDLINVLQKGYTELQQSYEMKLLALQNEQLNQQKKN; encoded by the exons ATGGCTTCAAATTCTAGAACTGCTTCTTACAATGTCGAAGAAGATAGAGTCTTATGTCATATGTATCTTGATATATCCCAAAATCCTATAATAGGTATCAATCAATCCAAAGATCAGTTTTGGACTCGTATCGAAGAAGCTTACAACATCAACAAACCAAACAATCTACAAGTACGTAGCAAAAGATCATTGCAGTGTCGCATGAGAAATATACTCCGTGAAATTGGAAAACTAAGGGGATGCATTCGTCAAATTGAAACTCTCCGCCCAAGTGGCGCATCAGAAGAGGATATT TTAAATCGAGCAAAAGATTTGTTCATGCAAGATGCTGATTTTAGTAAAAGCTTCAAATATGATCATGTGTGGTATATTATGAAAGATATGGAGAAATTCTCGAGTGACATCAATCCAATGAGCGCACCAGCAAGAATGCATGTCACAAGTTTGGACTCGTCACAGTCAGATAGCCAGACACCAAATACTCCAATATCAGGTTCTCCTGGATTACCTccgttttcaattaatttaagtagtgaTGAAAATGCAGGCGGCACTTCATCCCAGCGACCTCTTGGTGTTAAAAAATCTAAACTAAAGAAAAAAAGGGACGACAatgtgttggaattgatatctacaATGAAAGAAGGGCATCGCGATCTTATAAATGTATTACAAAAAGGATACACTGAACTTCAACAAAGTTATGAGATGAAACTCCTAGCATTGCAAAATGAGCAGCtcaatcaacaaaaaaaaaattga